The DNA sequence GAAGGGGCGGGGTGGGGGGAAGGCCCGCCGCAGGCGGAGTCGTGGGGCGGGGTTGTCAGCCGCGGAGGGCTGCGATCGTGTGGGCGAGGGTTGTCGGGACGTCCTCGACGAGGGTGTGCGACCCGTCGCGGACGATGTGGCGGCCGCCCACCACCGTGTGGCGGACGTCCGCGGCCGACGCGGCGAAGACGGCCGTCTCCGCGCCGAGACGGGGCAGCGCCCCGGCCGTACGGACGGAGTCCAGGGCGATGGTGGTGAAGTCCGCGAGCGCGCCCGCTTCCAGGCGGCCCGCTTCCGACCAGCCGAGGGCGGCGTGACCGTCGGCCGTGGCGGCGGTGAGCAGGGCGTTCGCCGTCCAGTGGCCACGGGTCCGGCTGCTCAGACGCTCGTTCAGTTCCATCGCCCGCGCCTCTTCGAGCAGGTCGATCACCGCATGGCTGTCGCTGCCCAGCGAGAGCGGACTGCCCGCGCGCTGGAGGCGTACGGCCGGGCCGATGCCGTCGGCGAGGTCGCGTTCGGTGGTGGGGCACATGCAGGTGCCGGTGGTGGTGGAGCCCAGGAGGGCGATGTCCCCGTCGGTGAGGTGCGTGTTGTGCACCCCGGTGGTGCGCGGGCCGAGCACCCCGTGGTCGGCGAGCAGCTGTGTCGGGGTGCGGCCGTGGGCCGCGAGGCAGGCGTCGTTCTCGGCGGTCTGCTCCGAGAGGTGGACGTGGAGCGGGGCCCGGCGTTCGGACGCCCAGGCGGCGACGGTGGCGAGCTGCCCCGCCGGTACCGCGCGGACCGAGTGGATCGCGGCGCCGATCAGGGCGTGTTCGCGGGGCTTGAGGGCCGAGACCCGCTCCGCCCAGGCGTCCGCGGTGCCGTCGGAGAAGCGCAGCTGGTGGGGGTTGGGTGCTTCCCCGAAGCCCGCCGACAGGTACGCCGTGTCCAGCAGGGTGACGCGGATGCCGGCCTCGGCGGCGGCCGCGATCAGGGCCTCGCCCATGGCGTTCGGGTCGGCGTACGGGACTCCGCCGGGGGCGTGGTGGACGTAGTGGAACTCGCCCACGGCCGTGATGCCGGCCAGCGCCATCTCGGCGTAGACGGCCCGCGCGAGCGCGAAGTAGCTGTCGGGGGTGAGGTTCTGGGCGACCTTGTACATGAAGTCGCGCCAGGTCCAGAAGGTGCCGCTGCCGACCTGCACGGTGGAGCGCAGGGCCCGGTGGAAGGCGTGGCTGTGCGCGTTGGCCAGGCCCGGGACCGTCAGGCCGCGCAGGACCTCCGCTCCCGGGGGCGGGCTCTCGGCCCCGGTCCGCAGGGCGGAGATCCGCCCGTCGTCAGTTACGTCCAGGGCAACGCCCGGCTCGACATGGGTGCCGAGCCAGGCGTGCTCCAGCCAGTACGTCTTCAGCGGCACGCGAGGCCTTCCAGTACGTCGGCGAGGGCGAGGACGCCTGCCACGCAGTCGTCCTCGGCGGCGAACTCCCGCGGGGAGTGGGAGACCCCGGTGGGGTTGCGTACGAACAGCATGGCGGTCGGGACGGCCGCCGAGAGGATTCCGGCGTCGTGTCCCGCGCCCGTGCCGAGCACGGGGACGGAGCCGCCGAGGATCCGGTTCATCTCCTCGCGCAGGGCGTGCTCGAACTCGACGACCGGGGTGAAGGACTCCCGGACCACGTCCAGGTCGATGCCCTCCTGGTCCGCTCGCTCGCGGGCGGCCTTCTCGATGGCGGTCACGACCGTGTCGAGGGTGGCCTGGTCGGCGGCGCGGGAGTCGAGCCAGCCGCGTACGAGGGAGGGGATGGCGTTGACCCCGTTGGGCTCGACGGAGATCTTCCCGAAGGTGGCCACGGCCCCGGCGAGGGCCGCCTCGGCGCGGGCCGCGAGCACGGTCTGCGCGTAGGTGAGCATCGGGTCGCGGCGGTCGGCCAGCCGGGTGGTGCCGGCGTGGTTGGCCTCGCCCCGGAAGTCGAAGCGCCAGCGGCCGTGCGGCCAGATCGCGGAGGCGATGCCGACCCGGTCCCCGGACAGGTCGAGGGCGCGGCCCTGTTCCACGTGCAGTTCGACGAAGGCGCCGATGCGAGCGAGGCGTTCGGGGTCGGCGCCGATGGTCTCGGGGTCGTACCCGGCCGCCTCCATGGCGCGGGGCAGGCTGACGCCGTCCGCGTCGCGGAGCTCGTACGCCTTCTCCTTGGTCAGCTGTCCGGCGGCCAGCCGGGAGCCGACGCAGGCGAGGCCGAAGCGGGCCCCTTCCTCGTCACCGAAGTTGGTGATGGCAAGTGGCCTGGAGAACTCCGCGCCCCTCCTGCGGAGTTCGTCCAGGGCCGCGAAGGAGGACACCACCCCGAGGGGGCCGTCGAAGGCACCGCCGTCGGGGACGGAGTCCAGGTGGGAGCCGGTGACGACGGCGTCACCGGCCGAGACGTCCTTGTACGTCTCAGCGCCGAGCCAGGCCCACTGGTTGCCGTTGCGGTCGGTCTCGTACGCGAGGCCGCGGGCCTCGGCCTGCGCCTGGAACCAGGTCCGGCAGTCGGCATCGGCGCCGGTCCACGCGTAGCGGCGGTAGCCACCGCTGCCCGCGTCCCGGCCGATGGGCCGGAGCTCGGCCCACATGTCGTGGAACGAGGCTCCGGCCGCGGCTTCCTGGGTCACGCCGAGTCGCCTTCGCGCATCGGGATGCGGACGCCGCGCTCGTCGGCGACCGTGTCGGCGATGTCGTAGCCGGCGTCGACGTGGCGGATGACGCCCATGCCGGGGTCGTTGGTCAGGACGCGGCGGATCTTCTCGCCCGCGAGCTTGGTGCCGTCGGCGACCGTGACCTGGCCCGCGTGGATGGAGCGGCCCATGCCGACGCCGCCGCCGTGGTGGATGGAGACCCAGGAGGCGCCGGAGGCCACGTTGACCATGGCGTTGAGCAGCGGCCAGTCGGCGATCGCGTCGGAGCCGTCGAGCATGGCCTCGGTCTCGCGGTACGGGGAGGCCACCGAACCGCAGTCCAGGTGGTCGCGGCCGATGACCAGCGGGGCGGCCAGGGTGCCGTCGGCGACCATCTCGTTGAAGCGCTCGCCGGCCTTGTCGCGCTCGCCGTAGCCGAGCCAGCAGATGCGGGCGGGCAGTCCCTGGAAGTGGACGCGCTCGCCGGCCATCTTGATCCAGCGGTGCAGGGACTCGTTCTCGGGGAAGAGCTCCAGCATCGCCTTGTCGGTCTTGTGGATGTCCGAGGCCTCGCCGGACAGAGCCGCCCAGCGGAAGGGGCCCTTGCCCTCGCAGAACAGGGGGCGGATGTAGGCGGGGACGAAGCCGGGGAAGGCGAAGGCGCGCTCGTAGCCGGCCAGCTGGGCCTCGCCGCGGATGGAGTTGCCGTAGTCGAAGACCTCGGCGCCCGCGTCCATGAAGCCGACCATGGCCTCGACGTGCGTGGCCATCGACTCGCGGGCGCGGGTGGTGAAGCCCGCCGGGTCCTTGGCCGCGTAGTCGGCCATGTCGTCGAAGTCGACGCCGACCGGCAGGTAGGCGAGCGGGTCGTGGGCGGAGGTCTGGTCCGTCACGATGTCGATGGGCGCGCCCTCGGCGAGCATCTGCGGGAGGAGGTCGGCCGCGTTGCCGAGCAGGCCGATGGAGAGCGGCTTGCGGGCGTCGCGGGCCTCGACGGCGAGCTGCAGCGCGTGGCGCAGGTCGTTCGCCTTGACGTCGAGGTAGCGGTGCTCGATGCGGCGGTCGATGGCGCGCGGGTCGACGTCGATGCAGATGGCGACGCCGTCGTTCATCGTCACGGCCAGCGGCTGGGCGCCGCCCATGCCGCCGAGGCCGGCGGTGAGGGTGATGGTGCCGGCCAGGGTCCCGTTGAACTTCTTGGCGGCGACGGCCGCGAAGGTCTCGTAGGTCCCCTGGAGGATGCCCTGGGTGCCGATGTAGATCCACGAACCGGCCGTCATCTGGCCGTACATGGTCAGGCCCAGGTTCTCCAGGCGGCGGAACTCCTCCCAGTTGGCCCAGTCGCCGACCAGGTTGGAGTTCGCGAGCAGGACGCGCGGCGCCCATTCGTGCGTCTGCATGACGCCGACCGGGCGGCCGGACTGGACGAGCATCGTCTCGTCCTGCTTGAGGGTCTGGAGGGTGCGGACCATCGCGTCGTACGAGCGCCAGTCGCGGGCGGCCTTGCCGGTGCCGCCGTAGACGACGAGCTTGTCGGGGTGCTCGGCGACCTCGGGGTCGAGGTTGTTCTGGAGCATCCGCAGCGCGGCCTCCTGCTGCCATCCCAGGGTGCTCAGCTCGGTACCTCGTGCGGCCCGTACGGGGCGGGGTCCTGACATGGCGGTGCCTCCTCCGTTGTTGGTCAATCTATTCACATCTTTACCCCCTGAATAGATTCAGTCAACAGCTGCGGGCGGCCGCGCCGGATGATGGGATGGAGGACATGGCAGCCGACGCACACGCGCACGCCGCCGGGGACGCCGCCGCGGGCTCCGGATCGGGCTCCGCCACGGACTCCGCCACGGACTCCGCCTGGCGACGGGACCTGGCCGTACGGGCCGCCGTGGAGCAGGGCCTGATCGACGAGGACTCGCCCCTCCTCTGCCTGCTCGACACGGCCGGCATCCGCGCCTCCGCCGCCGCCCTGACCAGCGCCTTCGCCCGGGCCCTCGCCCCCGGCACCCCCGTCCTGCACGCCTTCGCCGTCAAGGCGGCCCCGCTCGTGCCGGTGCTGCGGCTGCTCGCCGACGCCGGGCTCGGCTGCGAGGTGGCCAGCCCCGGCGAGCTGGCCCTGGCCCGCGCGGCGGGGATCGCGCCGGAGCACATCGTCCTCGACTCCCCCGCGAAAACGGCCGCCGAACTGCGGGAGGCCCTCGCCCTGGGCGTCGCGGTGAACGCCGACAACCCCCAGGAGCTGGCCCGGCTCGACGCACTCGTCCGGGCGGCGGGCCCCGCACCCATCGCCTCCCCGATCGGCGTACGGATCAACCCGCAGACCGGCGCGGGCAGCATCGACGCCCTCTCCACCGCCACGGCCACCTCGAAGTTCGGCATCGCGCTGCGCGATCCGGGCGCGCGCGAGTGGCTCGTACGGGCGTACCTGGACCGGCCCTGGCTCACCCGGCTGCACACCCACTCCGGGTCCCAGGGAGTACCCCTGGCGCTCATCGCCGAGGGGGTACGGGAGCTGTACGCGCTGGCCGAGGAGATCAACGCTGCGGCCGGGCGGCGGCAGGTCGACACCCTGGACATCGGCGGCGGGCTGCCGGTGAACTTCACCTCCGACACCGCCACCCCCAGCTACGCGGAATACGTGAGCGCCCTGCGCTCGGCCGCCCCCGGGCTCTTCTCGGGGGCGTACGGGCTGGTCACGGAGTTCGGGCGGTCCCTGACGGCCAAGCACGGGCTGGTGCTGACCCGCGTCGAGTACACGAAGACCACCGGCGGGCGGGCGATCGCACTCACGCACGCGGGCGTCCAGCTGGCCACCCGAACGGTGTACGCCCCGGCGGCCTGGCCGCTGCGCATCCTCCCCTACTCCGCGAAGGGGACTCCGCTGACGGGGCCGCTCGTCGTCCAGGACATCGCCGGGCCGGCGTGCTTCGCGGGTGACCTGCTGGCGGCCGCGCGGGAGCTGCCGCTGCTGGCCCCCGGGGACCTGGTGTGCGTGCCCGACACGGGGGCGTACGCCTTCACCGCGCACTACGGGTACAACAGCCTGCCGCGCCCGGCGGTGCACGGCTTCACGGTGGACCCCTCGGGCGGGGTCCGCTTCGCCCTGGCCCGCGCGGCCCAGCCCCTCTCCACGATCCCCGCAGAGGCCGGCGCGGCCACCCCGAACGCCCTCCTCTGACACCCCGGCCGCCGAGCCGGCGCAGCTGAACCACCGCTAGGCCCACTCCACCGGACGGCTACTCCACGAACAGCCCGCGCGCCGCGGCCCGCGCGTCGAAGGCCTCCAGCCGAGCCTGGGCGTCCGGCAGCGCGTCCGCCATCGCCTCCAGCAGCACCCGCCCCAGCAGCATCGGCGCGCACGCCGTGTCGAAGGCCAGGCCGGTGCCGACGGGCGCGGGGATCAGCAGATCGGAGTGGCGGGCCACCGGCGCGAAGGCCGAGTCGGCGACCGTCACCACGGCCAGCCCGGCCCCCCGCGCGTGCTCCAGGGCCTCCGCGACCTCCTTCGGATGGCGGGGCAGCGCGAAGCACAGCAGGGCCGAGGCTCCGGCGCCCGCGGCCGCGTCGATCCGGTCGGCGAGCATCGAGCCGCCCTCGTCGAGCAGCCGTACGTCGGGGTGGACCTTCGCGGCGAAGTACGCGAACCCGCGCGCCTGCGAGGACGCCGCGCGCAGCCCCAGTACGGGCAGCGGGCTCGACCCGGCCAGCAGCCGCCCGGCCTCCCGTACCGGCGCCGGGTCGGCGAGCATCGCGGAGAGCTGCCGCAGGTTCTCGATCTCGCCCTGCACGGCCTGCTGGTACTCGTTGTACGCGTCCTCGTCCCCGCTCCCGGCCCGCTCGGTGGGTGCCACCTCCCGCAGGTGCCGGCGCAGCGCGGGATAGCCGTCGAAGCCCAGCGCCACCGCGAACCGGGTCACCGAGGGCTGACTCACCCCGGCCAGCTCGGCGAGCTCCACGCTCGACAGGAACGGCACCTCCGCCGCCCCGCGCACCATGCAGTGCGCGATGCGCCGCTGGGTCGGCGTCAGCCGGTGCCCCTCGAACAGCTTCTGCAGCCGGGCCGCAGGGCTCTCGCTCATCCCGTTCCCCTCCGTCCCGTCCGCCGGGCGGCCGGGCGGCCGCCAACGGGATATTCAGTCACCGAGCACTCTGCATGCGGTTATGCAGGACGGCAACCCGCGCCCGCGATCCGAGACCCTCCGGGGACCCTGGCGCGGCCTCCCCGCGGCCTTGGCACGGCTCCCCCCGGGACGTGCGCCCGGCCTCCCCCGCACCTCCCCCGCCCCAGGTCAATTCGCTTGACCGCCCGACGACCGGCCCTTGATCCTCAAGGGCGGCCGCGCCGAGATCCACCGGCCAATACCCCCCACATCCAAGCGAATTGGCTGCCCTCCCATGGTGTCCTCGCCCATCTCCGCCCCACCCAGGCCCCGTTCCCGCCTCTGGACCGGGAACTTCGGCCTCTACTTCACCGCCCGCGTCGTCTCGATGCTGGGCGACACGATGATGCCGGTCGCCCTGGCGGTGGCCATGATCTCGCTCGGCTACGGGGTGAGCGGCATCGGGTACGCGCTCGGTGCGTGGATGGGCTCCTTCGCCCTCTTCGTGGTGTTCGGCGGGGTGTTCGCGGACCGCTTCCACCCCCTGCCGCAGATGATCGGCGCGGACGCGGTCCGCTGCGCGGCCCAGGGCTCCTTCGCCCTGTACCTCTGGCTCGGCCACCCGACGCTGTGGTTCGTCATCGGCGGATCGGTGCTCGGCGGCATCGCGACCGCGATGTTCCAGCCGGGCACCGCCGGCCTCGTCCCGCAGGTCTCCGCCGACCCCACCCAGGCCAACGGCGTGCTGCGGGTCAGCGAGGGCGCGTCCACGATGGCCGGTCCGGCCATCGCCGGCGTGCTCGTCGCCACCACCTCGACGGCCTGGGTGTTCGCCATCGACGCGGCCACCTTCGCGATCAGCGGGATCTGCCTGCTGGCGCTGGCGCTGCGGCTGCCGCGCTTCACCTCCGGCCGCCAGGAGTCCACCCTCGCCAACCTCCGGGAGGGCTGGCAGGAGTTCCGCTCCCGGTCCTGGCTGTGGGCGGTCATCCTGATCTGGTGGGTCCTCGGGGTCTGCGTCTGGGGTCCGCTCACCCCGCTCGGCGCGGCCTCGATCATCGCCGAGCACGGCAAGGCGGCCTTCGGGTACGCGGAGGGGGCCTTCGGGGCCGGCTGCGTCCTCGGCGGCCTCGTCGCGATCCGGATCCGCCCGGCCCGCCCGCTGCTCGGCGGGGCCGTCGCGATGTTCGCGTTCCCGATGATGCCGCTGGCGGCGGCCCTGGTCCCCGACCTGCCGCTGCTGATGCTCGGCTACGCGGTCAGCGGCGTGGGCTGGGCGTTCTGGGGCGTCCAGTGGTCCACCACGGTGCAGACCCGGATACCGCGGGACCGGCTCAACCGGGTGACCGCGTACGAGGTCGGCGGCTCGATCCTCGCCATCCCCTTCGGCCAGGTCCTCGCCGGCCCCGCCAGCGCCCTCTTCGGCGTCCGCCCCCTCCTCCTGGCAGGCGCCGCCATCGGCCTCGGCTGCGCCCTCGCCCTCGTCCTCGTACGCCCCGTCCGCACCCTGGTCCGGCGCGATACGGGGGCTAGCCCCAGTGCCGGCGGAGCCGAGGGCTCCCAGAAGCCGCACGGAGTCCCAAGAGGTCAACTTGATCCGGACCCCAAGGACCGGACTCGGAGGTAGGACGCACCACTGGCTGTGGCGCGACCTCCTCCGTCCTGCCACCTAGCCAGTGGCTGGGACGCGTGACTCACGCCCCGCAGCCCACACGGCCTGCCCCTTGCGGGCGACATAGCGGGACGCATTGTCGTCCGCGTGCATGAGGGCCCCGCAGGACCGACAGGCGAACGTCGCTTGATCGACTCGGCTCTTCCGGTCGATGTAACCGCACTCGGAGCACCGTTGACTGGTGTACGCCGGATCGACATACACCTGCGGCACCCCAACCCGCTTCGCCTTGTACTCCAGGAAGCCGGCGAGCTGGTGGAAGCTCCACGCGTGCAGTTGCGGCCGCTGGTCCTTGCGGAGCCGTACCCGGTCACGGATTCCACTCAGGTCTTCGAGTGCGATCCCACAGCCGGTGCGTTCAGCGGTGATGACGATCTTTTTGGCGATGACGTGATTCTGGTTGGCAACGTGCCGCTGCTCTTTGCGACGCCGACGCTTGAGCAGACGCTTGGCGGACTTGGTCCCCTTGGCCTGCAACTTCTGCCGGAGCTCGAGCTGCCGCTTGCGGTAGCGGTTCAGGCCGCGTCCTGCGGCCCGGTAACCGGTCGACGTGGTGGCGATGTTGACGATGCCGAGGTCTACGCCGATGAACCCGTCCGGGTTCCCATCGACCGGAGTCTCGGGGATCTCGCAGACGGCGACCAGGTAGAGCACGCCATCTCGTTCGACCAGATCGGACTCACCCTTGCGGTACTGGCGGAGCATCTTGAACGCGTCGACGGAGCAGGCGAAGCGAACCTTCCTGATGCGCCCGGCGGTAGTCCAAATAGAGACGGTTTGCGCGTCGTACTGCCAGGAAAGGCACCGGTCATCGAACGGGTGGGCCGCCTCCGGGCGGAAAGCGATCGGCTTGCCCTCGGCTTTCGTCCGCCTCTCGCTACCCGGCCTTCCGAGGTTGCCCGCCTTGATGTTCGCCTTCAACGCCACGTAGGCGTCGCGAACTTTCTTGATCGTGTGCTGAGCCGCCTACGCCCCCAGCCCCTGCGCCTTCAACTCCGAGTACGTGTGCTTGCGCAGCTCGTACTCGCGCGGAACACCGCGCTCGAACGCCACGGAAGACACCCAGTTCGCGGCTCGATTGACCGCGCGCAAAGTCTCCGAAAGTACGGGGCCTGGCCAGCCTCCGGCAGTAGCTTCACCTGCACGACCAGCTTCACGAGCGCGACCCCATCATCGCTTTGCGTTACGAATCAGGTCCCATCGACCCCCGGGGCCGTCCGCAGGCCCACCCGGCGCGATACGGGGGCTACCCCCAGTGCC is a window from the Streptomyces sp. NBC_01244 genome containing:
- a CDS encoding formimidoylglutamate deiminase — protein: MPLKTYWLEHAWLGTHVEPGVALDVTDDGRISALRTGAESPPPGAEVLRGLTVPGLANAHSHAFHRALRSTVQVGSGTFWTWRDFMYKVAQNLTPDSYFALARAVYAEMALAGITAVGEFHYVHHAPGGVPYADPNAMGEALIAAAAEAGIRVTLLDTAYLSAGFGEAPNPHQLRFSDGTADAWAERVSALKPREHALIGAAIHSVRAVPAGQLATVAAWASERRAPLHVHLSEQTAENDACLAAHGRTPTQLLADHGVLGPRTTGVHNTHLTDGDIALLGSTTTGTCMCPTTERDLADGIGPAVRLQRAGSPLSLGSDSHAVIDLLEEARAMELNERLSSRTRGHWTANALLTAATADGHAALGWSEAGRLEAGALADFTTIALDSVRTAGALPRLGAETAVFAASAADVRHTVVGGRHIVRDGSHTLVEDVPTTLAHTIAALRG
- a CDS encoding allantoate amidohydrolase, with protein sequence MWAELRPIGRDAGSGGYRRYAWTGADADCRTWFQAQAEARGLAYETDRNGNQWAWLGAETYKDVSAGDAVVTGSHLDSVPDGGAFDGPLGVVSSFAALDELRRRGAEFSRPLAITNFGDEEGARFGLACVGSRLAAGQLTKEKAYELRDADGVSLPRAMEAAGYDPETIGADPERLARIGAFVELHVEQGRALDLSGDRVGIASAIWPHGRWRFDFRGEANHAGTTRLADRRDPMLTYAQTVLAARAEAALAGAVATFGKISVEPNGVNAIPSLVRGWLDSRAADQATLDTVVTAIEKAARERADQEGIDLDVVRESFTPVVEFEHALREEMNRILGGSVPVLGTGAGHDAGILSAAVPTAMLFVRNPTGVSHSPREFAAEDDCVAGVLALADVLEGLACR
- the hutU gene encoding urocanate hydratase, translated to MSGPRPVRAARGTELSTLGWQQEAALRMLQNNLDPEVAEHPDKLVVYGGTGKAARDWRSYDAMVRTLQTLKQDETMLVQSGRPVGVMQTHEWAPRVLLANSNLVGDWANWEEFRRLENLGLTMYGQMTAGSWIYIGTQGILQGTYETFAAVAAKKFNGTLAGTITLTAGLGGMGGAQPLAVTMNDGVAICIDVDPRAIDRRIEHRYLDVKANDLRHALQLAVEARDARKPLSIGLLGNAADLLPQMLAEGAPIDIVTDQTSAHDPLAYLPVGVDFDDMADYAAKDPAGFTTRARESMATHVEAMVGFMDAGAEVFDYGNSIRGEAQLAGYERAFAFPGFVPAYIRPLFCEGKGPFRWAALSGEASDIHKTDKAMLELFPENESLHRWIKMAGERVHFQGLPARICWLGYGERDKAGERFNEMVADGTLAAPLVIGRDHLDCGSVASPYRETEAMLDGSDAIADWPLLNAMVNVASGASWVSIHHGGGVGMGRSIHAGQVTVADGTKLAGEKIRRVLTNDPGMGVIRHVDAGYDIADTVADERGVRIPMREGDSA
- a CDS encoding diaminopimelate decarboxylase, encoding MAADAHAHAAGDAAAGSGSGSATDSATDSAWRRDLAVRAAVEQGLIDEDSPLLCLLDTAGIRASAAALTSAFARALAPGTPVLHAFAVKAAPLVPVLRLLADAGLGCEVASPGELALARAAGIAPEHIVLDSPAKTAAELREALALGVAVNADNPQELARLDALVRAAGPAPIASPIGVRINPQTGAGSIDALSTATATSKFGIALRDPGAREWLVRAYLDRPWLTRLHTHSGSQGVPLALIAEGVRELYALAEEINAAAGRRQVDTLDIGGGLPVNFTSDTATPSYAEYVSALRSAAPGLFSGAYGLVTEFGRSLTAKHGLVLTRVEYTKTTGGRAIALTHAGVQLATRTVYAPAAWPLRILPYSAKGTPLTGPLVVQDIAGPACFAGDLLAAARELPLLAPGDLVCVPDTGAYAFTAHYGYNSLPRPAVHGFTVDPSGGVRFALARAAQPLSTIPAEAGAATPNALL
- a CDS encoding MurR/RpiR family transcriptional regulator, whose product is MSESPAARLQKLFEGHRLTPTQRRIAHCMVRGAAEVPFLSSVELAELAGVSQPSVTRFAVALGFDGYPALRRHLREVAPTERAGSGDEDAYNEYQQAVQGEIENLRQLSAMLADPAPVREAGRLLAGSSPLPVLGLRAASSQARGFAYFAAKVHPDVRLLDEGGSMLADRIDAAAGAGASALLCFALPRHPKEVAEALEHARGAGLAVVTVADSAFAPVARHSDLLIPAPVGTGLAFDTACAPMLLGRVLLEAMADALPDAQARLEAFDARAAARGLFVE
- a CDS encoding MFS transporter, encoding MVSSPISAPPRPRSRLWTGNFGLYFTARVVSMLGDTMMPVALAVAMISLGYGVSGIGYALGAWMGSFALFVVFGGVFADRFHPLPQMIGADAVRCAAQGSFALYLWLGHPTLWFVIGGSVLGGIATAMFQPGTAGLVPQVSADPTQANGVLRVSEGASTMAGPAIAGVLVATTSTAWVFAIDAATFAISGICLLALALRLPRFTSGRQESTLANLREGWQEFRSRSWLWAVILIWWVLGVCVWGPLTPLGAASIIAEHGKAAFGYAEGAFGAGCVLGGLVAIRIRPARPLLGGAVAMFAFPMMPLAAALVPDLPLLMLGYAVSGVGWAFWGVQWSTTVQTRIPRDRLNRVTAYEVGGSILAIPFGQVLAGPASALFGVRPLLLAGAAIGLGCALALVLVRPVRTLVRRDTGASPSAGGAEGSQKPHGVPRGQLDPDPKDRTRR
- a CDS encoding RNA-guided endonuclease InsQ/TnpB family protein, which codes for MALKANIKAGNLGRPGSERRTKAEGKPIAFRPEAAHPFDDRCLSWQYDAQTVSIWTTAGRIRKVRFACSVDAFKMLRQYRKGESDLVERDGVLYLVAVCEIPETPVDGNPDGFIGVDLGIVNIATTSTGYRAAGRGLNRYRKRQLELRQKLQAKGTKSAKRLLKRRRRKEQRHVANQNHVIAKKIVITAERTGCGIALEDLSGIRDRVRLRKDQRPQLHAWSFHQLAGFLEYKAKRVGVPQVYVDPAYTSQRCSECGYIDRKSRVDQATFACRSCGALMHADDNASRYVARKGQAVWAAGRESRVPATG